In Nicotiana tabacum cultivar K326 chromosome 2, ASM71507v2, whole genome shotgun sequence, the following proteins share a genomic window:
- the LOC107785780 gene encoding putative pectate lyase 12, translating to MFQRSCIVIFLLLTSFFHFGLGMYMNLTLPGQHPDPEAVALEVNRKVNVSLSMLQTRRKMLSYTSSDQSCQTGNPIDDCWRCDHNWQLNRQRLADCAIGFGQYALGGKGGRYYVVTSSSDPDPVNPPPGTLRYGVIQEEPLWIVFAANMEIKLSEELIFNSFKTLDGRGVNVHITGGGCVTLQYISNVIIHNIHIHHCYESGETNIRSSPTHFGWRTKSDGDGISIFGSRDIWIDHCSLSNCKDGLIDVVMGSTGITISNNHFSHHNEVMLLGHSDDYLPDSGMQVTISFNHFGKKLIQRMPRCRRGYIHVVNNDFTRWEMYAIGGSGNPTINSQGNRYIAPFNPFAKEVTKRVETGEEKWRNWNWRSEGDVMANGAYFVASGEGVEVKYEKAYSVEPKSADFIDQITMNAGVLIHRGSNSGKWTAATNDTDGAVDGGGEDLVAISGDAEDYDGDEESGSFTLYSNSLLFTCLMALLAFLFIHVKVTTMLL from the exons AAAAGTTAATGTATCACTCTCAATGCTCCaaacaagaaggaaaatgttgTCCTACACCTCTAGTGATCAATCTTGCCAAACTGGTAACCCTATAGATGATTGTTGGAGATGTGACCATAATTGGCAATTAAATCGCCAAAGACTAGCCGATTGTGCCATAGGTTTTGGCCAATACGCCTTAGGTGGGAAAGGTGGTCGTTACTATGTTGTCACCTCGTCCTCGGACCCTGACCCTGTTAACCCGCCACCTGGCACTCTCCGATACGGCGTCATTCAAGAAGAACCGTTATGGATCGTCTTTGCAGCCAACATGGAAATCAAACTCTCAGAAGAACTCATTTTCAACTCGTTCAAAACCCTAGATGGTCGCGGAGTTAACGTTCACATTACTGGTGGAGGGTGCGTAACGTTACAATATATTTCAAACGTTATTATTCATAATATTCATATACATCATTGTTATGAATCTGGTGAAACTAATATAAGATCTAGTCCTACACATTTTGGTTGGAGAACAAAATCAGATGGAGATGGAATTTCTATATTTGGATCAAGAGATATTTGGATTGACCATTGTTCTTTGTCAAATTGTAAAGATGGTTTAATTGATGTAGTAATGGGGTCCACTGGTATTACAATTTCAAATAATCATTTTTCACATCATAATGAGGTAATGTTATTAGGACATAGTGATGATTATTTGCCAGATTCAGGAATGCAAGTGACAATTTCTTTTAATCATTTTGGGAAGAAATTAATTCAGAGAATGCCAAGGTGTAGAAGAGGTTATATTCATGTTGTGAATAATGATTTCACAAGGTGGGAAATGTATGCAATTGGAGGAAGTGGTAATCCTACTATCAACAGTCAAGGAAATCGCTACATTGCACCTTTCAACCCTTTTGCTAAAGAG GTAACAAAAAGAGTGGAGACAGGAGAAGAAAAATGGAGGAATTGGAATTGGAGAAGTGAAGGGGATGTAATGGCAAATGGAGCATACTTTGTGGCCTCAGGTGAAGGAGTTGAAGTTAAATATGAGAAGGCTTATAGTGTGGAGCCCAAATCTGCTGATTTCATTGACCAAATTACAATGAATGCTGGTGTTCTTATTCACAG GGGAAGCAACAGTGGTAAATGGACTGCTGCCACCAATGACACCGACGGCGCGGTGGACGGCGGCGGAGAAGATTTGGTGGCGATTTCCGGCGACGCAGAAGACTATGATGGTGATGAAGAGTCAGGGAGCTTTACACTTTACTCTAACTCTTTGTTATTTACTTGTCTTATGGCATTGTTAGCCTTCTTGTTTATTCATGTCAAAGTAACAACCATGCTTTTGTAG